The DNA window TGGAATACAACCCGCTATAGTATAGAAGAACGGGTTGGGTGAAGATCGGCCCATGATAAAACCCATCATCTTTCTGGTCGTCTCCACCAGCGCCGGCGAAGAAGTGCAGATCGATCTTCCTCGGTTCTTCTTATCCAGATCGCGACAACTCCCCAGCATGATCGGGAATCCTAATAAGGAATCACAGATCACCGTTTAACTATGGGATTCTCTCGATTCATGATGTCTCACTCTCTCTCGCGCATTTTATCCAACACTTATCGGACCACTCGATATGTATCTCCATCATCAAGACCAGGTTTTTCTAGATTCACATCATCCGCTCACGCCCCTCCTTCAACAAGGGTTTCTTCCGTCGTCGACGAAATCTCCGTCCTCACTCTACTTGAAGTAGCCGATTTAACCGAGTTGTTAAGGAAGAAACTCTCCATTGATGAGATGCCCGTGATGGCGGTGATGATGCCGGGAATGGGATTCGGCGGCGTAAAAGGTGGGGCAAAAGGAGGTGCAGCTGCAAAAGGGGAGGAGAAGGCGGTGGAAAAGACTGCTTTTGATTTGAAACTTGAAGGTGGGTATGATGCAGGTGTAAAGATCAAGATTATCAAGGAAGTGAGAGCGTGTACAGCTTTGGGACTGAAGGAGGCTAAAGATTTGGTGGAGAAAGCGCCTACACTTTTGAAGAAGGGAGTGACAAAGGAAGAGGCAGAGACTATTATTGCAAAGATGAAGGAAATTGGTGCAAAAGTAACAATGGAATAATGAGGTATCAACTTTTCTGATTCCAATATCATTGCAAGATGATAGTTTTACTTGTCTTTTCAAGGTTTAGTATATCATCAATAGGGTTGTAGTAGAACTGTGAGAACAGATGATCTTGCATTTAAGATACTTCCACTAGTTGCAATTTCTAACTGATGATTGGTAAATTACATAATTTGAGTATCAATAATGTCTAATCATATTGAACCATCAACAATGTGTGAAATTTGACAAATGTGTATTTAGATTAGAAACAATATTTTTTGAGTACTTGGTATGAAGTTGATTTGATAGAATGTGGAACTGATATTGTGAAATTACTTGCATAAGTTTATAGTAGAACCATTTGGTTTGAACATTAAGACAACAACATTATTAGCAAATACCTAAGTTTAAGTGTTACATTAAATTAGCAATATATCATGTCTTACTGCTACACTTTATTATCCTCCTCCATATCTTCTTCCTGTTGAACTTACAATTTGTCAATTCTAATTCAAGCCAAGAATTCTTATTTTGATCCTCATCATATTTTTCACTTGATggatgttgttatatatatgcCCTTATGATTAAAAActgtaaatttataa is part of the Impatiens glandulifera chromosome 1, dImpGla2.1, whole genome shotgun sequence genome and encodes:
- the LOC124921368 gene encoding 50S ribosomal protein L7/L12-like, which codes for MGFSRFMMSHSLSRILSNTYRTTRYVSPSSRPGFSRFTSSAHAPPSTRVSSVVDEISVLTLLEVADLTELLRKKLSIDEMPVMAVMMPGMGFGGVKGGAKGGAAAKGEEKAVEKTAFDLKLEGGYDAGVKIKIIKEVRACTALGLKEAKDLVEKAPTLLKKGVTKEEAETIIAKMKEIGAKVTME